One genomic window of Magnolia sinica isolate HGM2019 chromosome 3, MsV1, whole genome shotgun sequence includes the following:
- the LOC131239186 gene encoding uncharacterized protein LOC131239186 translates to MGDKGEDIGEGMQCSEHPYRKNPGGICAFCLQEKLGKLVSSSKSNSFYPIAAPSSSSSSPSFRSDGAVPPSNQIPFFAHKKKKVMSSTDANLILKRSRSVAVPRHLSSSDASDDSPRKKSFWSFLHLSRRRALRDGQPPPPQPQQQAPCAGVGRKDSNNKASSGGDENESPNSSHASSAASSSFGRKVARSRSVGCGSRSFSGDLLERISTGLGDCALRRVESQREAKPKMVLHRVADNERIKQRVKCGGIFGGFGMSSSSSSSYWLSDDFNGRISSGPTHHGRNSSRSWGWAFASPMRAFRPSNKSYIATSDQDAGKRRDHIHNAAANNTSTTTNHIGASPSLLAVRS, encoded by the coding sequence ATGGGAGATAAAGGAGAAGATATTGGAGAAGGCATGCAATGCAGCGAACACCCCTACAGGAAGAATCCAGGCGGCATCTGTGCTTTCTGCCTACAAGAGAAGCTAGGAAAGCTCGTCTCCTCTTCCAAATCCAACTCCTTTTATCCCATCGCCGctccttcttcctcctcatcctctcCCTCCTTCCGCTCCGATGGCGCCGTTCCCCCCTCCAACCAAATCCCCTTCTTTGCCCACAAGAAAAAGAAGGTAATGTCATCCACCGACGCCAACCTCATACTCAAGCGTAGCAGATCCGTCGCCGTCCCTCGCCATCTCTCCTCATCCGACGCCAGCGATGACAGCCCCCGCAAGAAGAGCTTCTGGTCCTTTCTCCACCTCTCCAGGCGTAGGGCCTTACGAGATGGGCAGCCGCCGCCGCCGCAGCCGCAGCAGCAGGCCCCCTGCGCCGGAGTAGGACGGAAAGACAGCAACAACAAGGCTAGCTCAGGCGGAGATGAGAACGAGAGCCCGAACAGTAGCCATGCGTCGTCGGCAGCATCGTCCTCCTTCGGGAGGAAGGTAGCGAGATCGAGATCGGTGGGGTGTGGTAGCAGGAGCTTCTCAGGGGATTTACTGGAGAGGATATCGACTGGTTTGGGAGACTGCGCGCTGAGGCGAGTGGAATCGCAGAGGGAGGCGAAGCCGAAGATGGTCCTGCATCGGGTGGCTGATAATGAAAGGATCAAACAAAGGGTGAAATGTGGAGGAATTTTTGGAGGTTTTGGGATGagctcttcttcctcctcatcttatTGGCTCTCTGATGATTTCAATGGCAGGatttcaagtgggcccactcACCATGGTCGTAACAGTAGCAGGAGCTGGGGCTGGGCTTTTGCTAGTCCCATGAGAGCTTTCAGGCCTTCCAACAAATCCTACATCGCTACTTCCGATCAAGACGCTGGTAAAAGAAGAGATCATATCCATAACGCCGCTGCCAACAACACTTCCACCACCACCAATCACATCGGTGCATCTCCTTCCTTATTGGCGGTCAGAAGCTAG